One genomic segment of Epinephelus fuscoguttatus linkage group LG19, E.fuscoguttatus.final_Chr_v1 includes these proteins:
- the LOC125878785 gene encoding amine sulfotransferase-like, which translates to MQQVLVQVINAAHSEWAGDASNRALVPRLEGRTVDDPFRERPGPRIFGSHLPPDLLPKGVKDKQIKVVYVWRNPKDVLVSFYHFAHSWVLLETPHSFEDFFQRFLDGNVYTGSWFDHVREYHKASDQLDIHYVQYENMLKDLRGEVVKLCAFLGKDLTDEAIDHVVEMSTFENMKTDPKANYKDLTESNRYIKQTMRKGIAGDWKDVFTMAQSELFDKVFKEKMSDFPLTCTWEIKQ; encoded by the exons ATGCAGCAGGTCCTGGTCCAGGTCATTAATGCTGCACACTCTGAGTGGGCAGGAGATGCCAGCAACAGGGCACTAGTTCCTCGGCTGGAGGGGAGAACTGTGGATGACCCTTTCCGAGAAAGACCAGGTCCTCGAATCTTTGGCTCGCATCTCCCTCCTGACTTGTTGCCCAAGGGAGTGAAAGACAAACAAATCAAG gttgtgtatgtttgGAGGAACCCCAAAGATGTCCTGGTGTCCTTCTATCACTTTGCCCACAGTTGGGTATTGCTGGAAACACCTCACAGCTTTGAGGATTTCTTTCAGCGGTTCCTGGATGGTAATG TTTACACGGGATCGTGGTTTGATCATGTGCGAGAATATCACAAAGCAAGCGATCAACTGGACATCCATTACGTGCAGTATGAGAACATGTTGAAG GATCTCAGAGGGGAAGTTGTGAAGCTTTGTGCTTTCCTGGGGAAAGACTTGACAGATGAAGCCATTGATCATGTTGTGGAGATGTCCACCTTCGAAAACATGAAGACAGACCCCAAAGCAAACTACAAGGACTTAACTGAATCCAACCGCTACATAAAGCAAACCATGCGCAAAG GTATAGCAGGTGACTGGAAGGATGTCTTCACAATGGCTCAGAGTGAACTTTTTGACAAAGTGTTCAAGGAGAAGATGAGCGACTTTCCTCTGACCTGCACCTGGGAGATCAAACAGTAG